One segment of Raphanus sativus cultivar WK10039 unplaced genomic scaffold, ASM80110v3 Scaffold0035, whole genome shotgun sequence DNA contains the following:
- the LOC108846199 gene encoding nuclear transcription factor Y subunit B-5, whose amino-acid sequence MAGNYPPFQNPIPRFQNYNFASSSSHHQNHDGLVVEDQQQEENMMIKEQDRLLPIANVGRIMKNILPPNAKISKEAKETMQECVSEFISFVTGEASDKCHKEKRKTVNGDDICWAMENLGFDDYAEQLKKYLNRYRVIEGERVNQHGKGGPKSSPDN is encoded by the coding sequence ATGGCTGGGAACTACCCTCCGTTCCAAAATCCAATCCCTAGATTCCAAAATTACAACTTTGCTAGCAGCTCATCTCATCATCAAAATCATGATGGTTTAGTGGTGGAGGATCAACAACAGGAAGAAAACATGATGATAAAAGAACAAGACAGGCTACTTCCGATAGCAAACGTAGGAAGGATCATGAAGAACATTCTCCCACCAAATGCAAAGATCTCTAAAGAAGCAAAAGAGACTATGCAAGAATGTGTCTCTGAGTTCATAAGCTTCGTCACTGGAGAAGCCTCCGATAAATGCCACAAGGAGAAGAGAAAGACCGTCAATGGAGACGATATCTGTTGGGCTATGGAAAATCTAGGGTTTGATGATTACGCCGAGCAGCTAAAGAAGTACTTAAATCGTTACCGAGTTATTGAAGGTGAGAGGGTCAATCAACATGGCAAAGGAGGACCTAAATCCTCACCTGATAATTAA